The Microbacterium sp. LWO12-1.2 genome includes a window with the following:
- a CDS encoding Fic family protein: MSWDPEAPYNQLPLLPPRADYETKPILKAAIRARSALAAMDEATKRMPNPMVLVNSLSLLEAQASSEIENIVTTTDELFRFAQEASDAASADTKETLRYRAALFSGMAAIADRPISINTAIDVCTNIHRRDMGVRRLPGTYIGSEKTRRAIYTPPVGESVILEKLGNWVEFVHTDADIDPLVVMAISHYQFEAIHPFADGNGRTGRILNVLQLVEAELLREPILYLSRYIIQNKDEYYRLLLAVTATESWEEWILFILRGIEETAARTLLKIDRIQELQKEMRVEIKQLTTAGSNSDLIDVLFEHPYARISNVIERCGVSRPTATMWLNALTDAGNLVDLKVGRERLFINQRFMRILSTDDRLPADRREQTLF, translated from the coding sequence ATGAGTTGGGATCCGGAAGCGCCGTACAACCAGTTGCCGCTGTTGCCTCCGCGCGCAGACTACGAGACCAAGCCCATTCTCAAGGCGGCGATCCGCGCTCGCAGTGCGCTCGCCGCTATGGACGAGGCGACGAAGCGTATGCCGAACCCCATGGTTCTCGTGAACTCGCTCTCGTTGCTGGAAGCGCAGGCGAGCTCCGAGATCGAGAACATCGTCACGACGACCGATGAGCTGTTCCGTTTCGCCCAGGAAGCCTCGGATGCCGCCAGCGCTGACACCAAGGAGACGCTGCGATACCGTGCCGCACTGTTCAGCGGGATGGCAGCGATCGCGGATCGACCGATCTCGATCAACACCGCGATCGACGTATGCACGAACATTCACCGGCGGGACATGGGGGTTCGCCGCCTGCCCGGAACCTATATCGGTAGCGAGAAGACCCGCAGGGCGATCTACACTCCGCCCGTGGGTGAGAGCGTCATCCTCGAGAAGCTCGGCAACTGGGTGGAGTTCGTGCACACCGACGCGGACATCGATCCGCTTGTCGTGATGGCGATCTCGCACTATCAGTTCGAGGCGATCCACCCGTTCGCGGACGGCAACGGTCGAACAGGGCGCATTTTGAATGTGCTCCAGCTCGTCGAGGCCGAGCTTCTTCGTGAACCCATCCTCTACCTCTCGCGCTACATCATCCAGAACAAGGATGAGTACTACCGGTTGCTCCTTGCTGTGACGGCAACCGAATCGTGGGAGGAATGGATCCTCTTCATCCTCCGTGGAATCGAGGAGACGGCGGCGCGGACCTTACTCAAGATCGATCGCATCCAAGAGCTCCAGAAGGAGATGCGAGTCGAGATCAAACAGCTCACCACTGCCGGGAGCAACTCAGATCTGATCGATGTGCTCTTCGAGCATCCTTATGCGCGGATCAGTAACGTCATCGAACGCTGTGGCGTCTCGCGACCGACAGCGACGATGTGGTTGAACGCCTTGACCGACGCCGGCAATCTGGTCGACCTCAAGGTCGGTCGGGAACGCCTCTTCATCAATCAGCGCTTCATGCGAATTCTGTCGACGGATGATCGGCTTCCTGCGGACCGTCGGGAGCAGACCCTGTTCTGA
- a CDS encoding SulP family inorganic anion transporter: MSVTTVDDRARYRANPSVLTALKNPRMLTREVLAGLVVGLALIPEAIAFSVIAGVDPKVGLFSSFIMAVSIAFLGGRPAMVTAATGAVALVIAPVAPMYGLDYFIATVILAGIFQVILGVVGVAKLMRFIPRSVMVGFVNALAIFVFSSQFPQLIDVPWLVYPLVALGILVMIVMPKITKIVPAPLVSVVIVTGVVLTFAITVPTVGDQGELPRSLPSLFLPDVPFTWETFTIIAPFALGVAVVGLLESLLTAKLVDEITDTHSRKSREAWAQGVSNVLSGIFGGMGGCAVIGQTMINVKASGARTRISTFCAGLFLFLLVVVFGDFVGTIPMAALVAVMIMVAIGAFDWHSIRPSTLKRMPKSETFVMVATVVLVLITHNLAVGVVGGVLVASVLFVRRVAHFVTVSRTVSGSVARYVVDGELFFASSNDLTTLFSYSDDPSRVVIDLSGSHVWDASTVAALDAIETKYAALGKTVEIVGMNESSSRMRGRLTGGFE, from the coding sequence ATGTCTGTGACGACGGTCGATGATCGTGCCCGCTATCGGGCGAATCCCTCTGTGCTGACGGCACTGAAGAACCCGCGGATGCTGACGCGCGAGGTGCTGGCCGGACTCGTCGTCGGGCTCGCACTGATCCCCGAGGCGATCGCGTTCTCGGTGATCGCGGGCGTCGACCCGAAGGTGGGGCTGTTCTCGTCGTTCATCATGGCGGTGTCGATCGCGTTCCTCGGCGGACGTCCGGCGATGGTGACCGCGGCGACCGGAGCCGTCGCGCTCGTGATCGCCCCGGTCGCGCCGATGTACGGGCTCGACTACTTCATCGCGACCGTCATCCTCGCTGGCATCTTCCAGGTGATCCTCGGAGTCGTCGGCGTCGCGAAGCTGATGCGGTTCATCCCCCGCAGCGTCATGGTCGGGTTCGTGAACGCGCTGGCGATCTTCGTGTTCAGCTCGCAGTTCCCGCAGCTGATCGATGTGCCGTGGCTGGTGTATCCGCTGGTGGCGCTGGGGATTCTCGTGATGATCGTGATGCCGAAGATCACCAAGATCGTTCCTGCGCCGCTGGTGTCGGTCGTGATCGTGACGGGCGTCGTGCTGACGTTCGCGATCACCGTGCCGACCGTCGGCGATCAGGGCGAGCTGCCGCGCAGCCTGCCCTCTCTCTTCTTGCCGGATGTGCCGTTCACGTGGGAGACGTTCACGATCATCGCTCCGTTCGCGCTCGGAGTCGCCGTCGTCGGGCTGCTGGAGTCGCTGCTCACCGCGAAGCTCGTCGATGAGATCACAGACACCCACTCGCGCAAGAGCCGAGAGGCGTGGGCGCAGGGAGTGTCGAACGTGCTGTCGGGCATCTTCGGCGGCATGGGTGGCTGCGCCGTGATCGGTCAGACCATGATCAACGTGAAGGCCTCGGGCGCGCGGACCCGCATCTCGACCTTCTGCGCCGGCCTGTTCCTGTTCCTGCTGGTGGTCGTGTTCGGCGACTTCGTCGGGACGATCCCCATGGCCGCGCTGGTGGCCGTGATGATCATGGTCGCGATTGGGGCGTTCGACTGGCACAGCATCCGTCCGTCGACGTTGAAGCGGATGCCGAAGAGCGAGACCTTCGTGATGGTCGCGACTGTCGTGCTGGTGCTGATCACGCACAACCTGGCGGTCGGGGTCGTCGGTGGGGTGCTGGTCGCGTCGGTGCTGTTCGTGCGGCGAGTGGCGCACTTCGTGACGGTGTCGCGGACTGTCTCTGGTTCTGTTGCGCGCTATGTGGTCGACGGGGAGCTGTTCTTCGCGTCGAGCAACGACCTGACGACGTTGTTCTCTTACTCGGACGATCCGTCGCGGGTGGTCATCGATCTGTCGGGGTCGCATGTGTGGGATGCGTCGACCGTCGCCGCGTTGGATGCGATCGAGACGAAATATGCCGCTCTCGGTAAGACGGTGGAGATCGTCGGGATGAATGAGAGCAGTTCGCGGATGCGCGGGCGGTTGACGGGTGGGTTTGAGTAG
- a CDS encoding MarR family winged helix-turn-helix transcriptional regulator, which produces MTDLADGVVYSRSGLTYQAQSLEERGLVTRAPSPEDERSTIVSITAEGREVLAKVFPGHIEAVRSLLFESLAEDDVEVLARVMTQVSGHLRANPPRSAARRKTKG; this is translated from the coding sequence ATGACCGATCTTGCGGACGGCGTCGTCTACAGCCGCAGCGGGCTGACCTACCAGGCGCAATCGCTCGAGGAACGCGGGCTCGTCACGAGGGCGCCCTCGCCGGAGGATGAGCGGAGCACGATCGTCTCGATCACCGCAGAGGGACGCGAGGTGCTCGCGAAGGTCTTCCCCGGACACATCGAGGCCGTCAGAAGCCTGCTGTTCGAGTCGCTGGCCGAGGACGATGTCGAGGTGTTGGCGCGGGTCATGACACAGGTCAGCGGACACCTGCGCGCGAATCCCCCACGATCCGCGGCCCGGCGCAAGACGAAGGGCTGA
- a CDS encoding GIY-YIG nuclease family protein, whose amino-acid sequence MEQVLSTSDEPLTPGEIAEHINTRDLYLRADRAPLAASQISARARKYPGLFTTDDGRIRLVTLGAHAPCATAAVEQAMPVDAVPNLTPVNLPLLNEAGFRGAGGVDALVPDAPGLYAIRVREFGHLPEPFRSEAARRNDRLIYIGEAKTSLRTRFLNQELRARGHGTFFRSLGAMLGYRPETGSLIGKRNSRNYTFHPADERAIIAWINTNLEVSWIPLATGIHDTEVALIRRHGPLLNLQGNPRRMAELSRLRTLCCDIATTAASVKG is encoded by the coding sequence ATGGAACAGGTGCTCAGCACCAGCGACGAGCCGCTGACACCGGGGGAGATCGCCGAACACATCAATACGCGCGACTTGTATCTGCGCGCCGATCGCGCGCCACTTGCCGCGTCCCAAATCAGCGCACGGGCGCGCAAGTACCCGGGTCTCTTCACGACGGACGATGGTCGCATCCGGCTCGTCACCCTTGGGGCTCACGCTCCCTGCGCGACGGCGGCGGTCGAGCAAGCTATGCCCGTGGATGCTGTCCCGAACTTGACCCCGGTCAACCTACCCCTGCTCAACGAAGCGGGCTTTCGAGGCGCGGGGGGAGTCGATGCGCTCGTTCCAGACGCGCCGGGCCTCTATGCGATCCGCGTTCGGGAGTTCGGCCACCTTCCGGAGCCATTCCGGTCCGAAGCAGCCCGCCGGAACGACCGGCTCATCTACATCGGCGAGGCGAAGACCAGCTTGCGCACCAGATTCCTCAACCAGGAGCTGCGCGCTCGCGGGCACGGAACCTTCTTCCGCAGCCTCGGCGCGATGCTCGGCTACCGCCCGGAGACCGGATCGCTCATCGGCAAACGCAACTCGCGAAATTACACCTTTCATCCCGCCGACGAACGGGCGATCATCGCGTGGATCAACACGAATCTGGAGGTGTCGTGGATTCCCCTTGCTACCGGGATCCACGACACGGAGGTCGCTCTCATCCGACGCCACGGACCACTGTTGAACCTGCAGGGAAACCCGCGACGGATGGCAGAGCTCTCGCGCCTGCGGACGCTCTGCTGCGATATCGCGACGACGGCTGCGTCCGTGAAGGGTTGA